Proteins encoded together in one Epinephelus lanceolatus isolate andai-2023 chromosome 4, ASM4190304v1, whole genome shotgun sequence window:
- the LOC117259943 gene encoding uncharacterized protein LOC117259943 codes for MSEMLDDIFAKNFMNLALDEALLTKQSQLKGPGQSRLNRSTSFFSPPSPPASSSHSLSTEHVNINDNGSPFWSSNIWSQAPVSKPKQPPFRPDRSMSLTESSISLLSSFGQLKNLDAFPPATTVAPPPGFPPSSTLPAQVPPVVAPNRYKTELCRGFQETGSCKYGSKCQFAHGEAELRGLFRHPKYKTEPCRTFYNFGYCPYGSRCHFIHEDKVSGAPLPPAKFQNQQQPTPGGQNPRHQLRQSVSFAGFLGSSRSSPPPPSFSSSFNDPNLGFSRAPSVSPPPADLLSPVFGDSLQRESAAFQFGNLQTRASTGDIHNIPLILEPKASRCVCGHGNNFNSNNSRVFASMEDGHHQDDSMLFPGPGGHGGFTKPAVLQRFSSEDSLEDSYSSSSGGSSGTESPTFDSTTKRLTVFERLSLSD; via the exons ATGTCCGAAATGCTTGACGACATCTTCGCAAAG AACTTCATGAACCTGGCCCTGGATGAAGCTTTGCTCACGAAACAGTCTCAACTGAAAGGCCCAGGGCAGAGTCGGCTGAACCGGTCAACCTCCTTCTtctcccccccctcccctcctgcctCCTCGAGCCACAGCTTGAGCACTGAGCATGTTAACATTAACGACAATGGCAGCCCTTTCTGGTCATCCAATATCTGGAGCCAGGCCCCTGTCTCCAAACCAAAACAGCCTCCCTTCAGGCCCGACCGCTCCATGAGCCTGACCGAGTCCAGCATCagcctgctctcctccttcGGACAGCTGAAGAACCTGGATGCTTTCCCCCCTGCTACTACTGTGGCTCCACCGCCTGGCTTTCCTCCCTCATCCACCCTCCCAGCCCAGGTTCCACCAGTGGTGGCTCCTAATCGTTACAAGACGGAGCTGTGCCGTGGCTTCCAAGAGACTGGCAGCTGCAAATATGGCAGTAAGTGCCAGTTTGCCCATGGAGAGGCAGAGCTGCGTGGACTGTTCCGCCACCCTAAATACAAGACTGAGCCCTGCAGAACCTTCTACAACTTTGGCTACTGCCCCTACGGCTCACGCTGCCACTTCATCCATGAGGACAAAGTCAGCGGAGCTCCGTTACCACCTGCCAAATTCCAGAATCAGCAGCAACCAACCCCCGGTGGTCAGAATCCACGCCACCAGCTGCGCCAAAGTGTCAGCTTTGCTGGGTTCCTAGGCTCCTCACGCAGCTCACCCCCTCCTCCATCATTCTCTTCCTCCTTCAACGATCCCAACCTGGGGTTTAGCCGTGCTCCGTCCGTTTCCCCACCTCCCGCTGATCTCCTCTCCCCAGTGTTTGGGGACTCCCTACAGCGGGAGTCAGCAGCATTCCAGTTTGGCAACCTTCAGACCCGCGCCAGCACCGGAGACATCCACAACATTCCTCTCATCCTGGAGCCAAAAGCCTCACGCTGTGTGTGTGGCCATGGAAATAACtttaacagcaacaacagcagagtCTTTGCCAGCATGGAGGACGGGCACCACCAAGACGACAGCATGCTGTTTCCTGGTCCTGGAGGCCATGGAGGATTCACGAAGCCTGCTGTGCTCCAGCGTTTTTCTTCCGAGGACTCCCTGGAGgacagctacagcagcagcagcggaggTTCCAGTGGAACCGAGTCTCCAACATTCGACTCGACCACCAAGAGGCTCACTGTGTTTGAACGCCTGTCTCTGTCCGACTAA